The genomic region ACCAGTATTTGTACGGTACGATAGGATGATAttgcaaataaaatcaaaaagcaaaaagcaattTGGTGAATTACAATATCAGGTGGTGAGTATGCGAATTGTAATATTGCCCAAAATTGTTCTTTTATGAATTGTTGCACAGTTAGATTATCGTCAGTATCACACTATTGGTTCGTTAGTTTAAAGTTAGAAATAGAATTTAGGCATTTTATGCAGTGAATGCTGTTTACAGGGTGAAATACGTCCAAGAGAAAGTCTATGAGATATCTGAGGTCTCtaatttgattcattttaaagtaatataaacatttaataaagaaaaaaatgtgtgaatctACAATTCTTAGTCCTGATTTATGGTTTACACAGAGAAGCCACACCATGATTCCTTTCCCAGTGGTGAATCGGTCCCTTGGCTTTCAGTTTATAGTACTGCTGTCaaaattaacgcgttaatttttgcGATTAATTTGAATTACTtaacgtgtaaaaaaaaatgtaacgcAATTAACgaagttgtgttttgttttctttctgcggCGGCTGACGTATGTGACGACGTGAGCCGCCGAGAGGACCATCCTGGTTTAAGATGGATAAAGACAAGGGCGGACTTTTAGGCggaaagtttcactttaaaaagttGGCAGACGGATCTTTTGAGAGAACCAAAGTAATCTGCACATTTTGTAAAGCCAAACTTAATTACCACAGAAGTAATTTGTCTTTGGCGTATCACCTCAAAGCAAAACACCCTGCCGAAACTACCAGGCTTCACCAGGCTACGTTACAGGAGTGTGATACTCGTCGTGGGCGAATAACGAAACCTGTAAGTGAGAAGCTAACTAATGCTTTGGCTAATTGGATAGCTAAAAACTGCCGCCCAGTGAGCATTGTAGAAGACGATGGACTGAGAGAAATCATTCGAATTGCAACGGGAGACACTTCTTATAATCTACCCTCGAGGGGAACCGCCGAACTTTGTATGAAGATGAGAGGGCCTGTAGGATGAACATGCTTGAGCTAGCAAAAGGCGTCACGCTCACAGGGGACCACTGGACTTCTGTGAGCAATGACAACTACTTGGGCGTCACAGCGCATTTCACTGATAAAGAATGGCATCTGCAATCGTTTGCATTAACTGTGAGTAAAACAGAAGAGCGACACTATGCTGTGGCATGTGCTACTAATTTCCTGGGTGTCGCAAAAGAATGGAAGATCGAGGAAAAGTTAACCACACTTGGCCCCGACAGTGCTCGTAACATGGTTGCAGCCGCCAGACTTCTTCCATTTGAACACATGCCTTGCACGGCCCACAGCCTGCAAAGAACGATCGCGGTTTCCCTTCACGACAGTGGATTTGAAAGTGTTCTGGCCAAATGTTGCAAGATTGTCGGGCACTTCAAGCATAGTCCATCAAACGCTCAGGAATTAGGAGAGCAGCAAGTAGCACTTGGACAGAAGCAAGAGTCACTCGTTCAGGACATTGCAACAAGATGGAATTCAACCCTCGAGATGGTCAAGCGAATCCAGCGAAACAAATCTGCACTGACCACTACCCTGGCTCAGCAAAAAAGCAACATTGCTATGTTGACTGCACAGGAGCTTGACAAACTGCAAAAGCTGGAGGACCTACTTGAACCTTGCAGGTAAgataatattgtgtgtgtgtgtgtgtgttgggatcTCTGTCctcttgtgcatgtgtgtgttcttgttctctctctctcctagaatcttctgtgtgtgtgtgcatatgaagCATATGGACATGAAGGTAGTGAGtatctttctttgtgtaattaATTTACTGACATGTTTAAAACATCTTGTGCTTTCCATTGCAGATATGTGACTGAACTGCTGGGGGGAGAGCAGTATGTCTCCTGTTCAGTGGTGTTGCCAGCCCTGTGCCACTTGGTCAGAGTTATGGAGCTCTCAGACGATGATCCAATCTACGTAGTGAAATTCAAGACAGTCTTTACCAAAGACCTAGCTAAACGGAAGGACAGCACCAACCTCCCATGGCTGAAGATCGCTACTGCACTCGACACCAGGTTTAAAGATCTGAAGTGTCTACCCAAAGATGAAAGGAGTGAGGTGTGGGCTTCAGTAAGCAACCTGGTGACGGGAGAGAGGTCTGCACAACAACCATCTGCAGAGACAACAGAGAAACAGCCAccaaagaagaggaggatgtctGTCTTCTTGCTGGGTTCTTctgatacagatacagatgaaGATGACGGTGAAGAGGCCATAAAACAATGTGTGCAACAACCGCTACAAAGCAGAGCCCAAAATGGACATGGAGGGGTGTCCGGTGCAGTGGTGGTCAAAGAGAGAAGGAGCACATGCCTGGCTGGCAAACATTGCACGCAGGTACCTGTCAACCCCTGCAACCACAATGCCTAGTGAGAGGTTGTTCTCATTCTCAGGCCATCATCCAAAAGAAGAGAGCTGCTTTGTCCCCAGATAATGTAAACAGACTGGTCTGTCTCAGTAACTGGCTCAATGTTAAGGTGGACTAagccaaatgtttttgtttttgtggagtGAAAAATGTTCAATATTCTGAACGCTCAGCAGAATCTttccttgttctttttttcatatttgcatGGACTATTGTGGACCTTTTTGGAAATTCAACTGGCACTTGAACATGgaacacattttttgttaattatcatttatattattgCATATAAGAAGTTAGTAGTGCATATAAGAAATATGCCTTTCAAGCTGAGCTGTTAATTTTGATGGCCTTAATGGTTTTGTTGGAAATTAAAGAATGTGTTCAAAACATGCTATTAAACAATAGTATgtgaatttaaatatatttccttTGTGTTGATTCTACATAAATTCAgtgattttacatttaaatatccGGTATTACAAGCTTCAGtcttaagaagaaaaaaggcaattaatcgcaattaatcTCAGCAAATAGTGCGATTAattagttaattttttttaatcaattgacagccctagtttatAGAAATATAACATCAGAATGAGGTGTTACTACACATCCTCCATTTGTTTTCTAGCAGAACACTAAGAATGACTCTGTAAGCAGACTGGATGGAAAGTCCTCAGTTCAAATCAGTTCCTATTTCTAAATATTTGTTCTGACTGAGCTGAGTGCAACACAGCTCTGAAGTTTCATCATTATCAGCAGGTGTGATGtgtcatgatgatgtcacagcgtCGAGCAGACTGATGGTTTATAAGAAGCAGGATCAGGGAGTCAGTGTGactcacacacaatcacacactgtttgtgtgtcaaTGCTGATCTGAATGAGCGCAGATTTGACATCAGACTTTGTTGAACTTTGCTATATCTTTACTAAAATGTACCATCACTTTCACAAAGGGTTTGTTCTGTGCTAACATTTCGAATGATATCATGATTAATTCTTCACAGGTTTCATATTTCACACTTGGTGCCTACATTGACATCGGGCTTTTGAGATACttgtgttttattatcattatgttaATATATTGTTTGATTATTTGTGCTAATGTATTGCTCATCGTGGTTATCTGTATGAACAGGAGCTTACATGAACCTATGTACATGTTCCTGTGCAGTCTGTTTGTAACTGAGGTACTCGCTAGTTCAGGGTTGTTTCCGTTCCTTCTGGTTCAGATTCTCTCTGAcattcacactgtttctgttCCCCTTTGTTTCCTGCAGATCTTGTGTTTGTATTCTTATGCAAATATGGAGTTTTTTACCTTAGCCATCATGTCTTATGACAGATATCTTGCTATCTGTTTTCCGCTGCAATATAACACACTTATGACATCTAAAAAGGTTGTCATCCTCATTGCTACAGCGTTGGTGTTGGCTGTTCTTGAAGTTGGTGTTTTGATATCTTTGAGTGCGTCTTTACAGCTGTGTGGGAACATCATCAGCAAAGTGTACTGTGACAATTTTACAATCGTCAGACTGGCCTGCTCTGACACATCAGTAAATAACATTTATGGAATGACTTATATGTTTACCATGATACTTGGTCTTATCATTTTGATTCTTTACACGTACTTTAGGATTCTGAGAGTGTGTTTCTCCGGCTCTAAAGAGACGAGACAGAAAGCTCTCAGCACCTGCACTCCTCACATCGCTTCTCTGCTCAACTTCTCTTTTGGTTGTTTCTTTGAAATTGTACAGAGCAGGTTTGATATGAGCAGAGTTCCCAACATATTGCGTATTATTTTGTCACTATATTTTCTGACTTGCCAACCGCTCTTTAACCCTGTTGTTTATGGACTGAATTTGACTAAAATACGCGTCATATGTAAAAGTCTCTTTGGTAGAATGTGAGTTGCTACTTTTAGAAGTCATGTAAAGTTTCTCCTCTTAGATAAGAAGAACAAATGTTTACATCCTTTTTGAAAAATCAAACTTGAAAACAGACAACTCTTTAAATGTCAAAGGATATAGAATAATGTTTCttgatgttcttgttttttgtacatCTATATTAACTGCATATGTATAAAGAAGTTACTGCCAATCCTGAACACGTAGCAGTAATGGCACTAGGACACCCTAATGAAGATCTtgtgcagtgttgtaaagtgtttGTAAAGACCTCCTGTTCTTTCCTGTGTTTGTTATGTGAGGGATAAGTCCTCTGAAGGCCTGCTGCTTGTCTGAGTCTTCGAGAGCTCCCTCAACCAACACTTTATTTCCCGTCACATCTAACTGCCACAAGTTGTTTCTGAGTCTTTGAATAAACTGTAATGAACTCAAAACTGTCAGCCGaagaaaataaagttataaGTGGAATATATTAGCAGTCTTTGAATTTGTTTCCCACTCTGATGATACTCAGCTGTCTGTGCCTGTGAGAGCAGGCGATCATTCCCAAGTGACTAATGAAGAAGCTGCTtgtctgctgtgaaacaaaCAGATGTGACATTATTTCATGCTCCTAAATTCAGGCAAAACTGAGATATTAGTCATTGGTCCAGCTCCATATAGACATTAGTTTGATCAAGTAACAGTAACTCTCATCTCATATATGCTTCCTTTAGAGCTGTGGGCATCAACTGGCGGATCTCTGATGattatgtgatttaaaaaaaaaatatttttgtaattCATTGCTTATATGAACTTAAACTGAATTTAGAGCCTTTATTTGGTAAAGTTATGAACAGAGATACTGTTGCTTGAACTGACAAATAGCCGACAGTTCAGTAACCTGTCATTGAAACTTGTATCCCTGTGACTGTTGGCCACTAGGGCTGGGTAAAAAAAAGGTAGATTCATCAAGATCCCACACAAATGAACAATAACAAAGCAAATTATGTTTCTTTGtatgaaaacaaatacaaaagctgaatatacaaataaatcaaactgaataaaataaaaagcagcatCTGCTTGATCCTGCTTGAAAAGGAACATCTTTGGTTACACCTGCTGAAGATCTGATGTTGTGGTC from Sparus aurata chromosome 2, fSpaAur1.1, whole genome shotgun sequence harbors:
- the LOC115573987 gene encoding olfactory receptor 52K1-like → MINSSQVSYFTLGAYIDIGLLRYLCFIIIMLIYCLIICANVLLIVVICMNRSLHEPMYMFLCSLFVTEVLASSGLFPFLLVQILSDIHTVSVPLCFLQILCLYSYANMEFFTLAIMSYDRYLAICFPLQYNTLMTSKKVVILIATALVLAVLEVGVLISLSASLQLCGNIISKVYCDNFTIVRLACSDTSVNNIYGMTYMFTMILGLIILILYTYFRILRVCFSGSKETRQKALSTCTPHIASLLNFSFGCFFEIVQSRFDMSRVPNILRIILSLYFLTCQPLFNPVVYGLNLTKIRVICKSLFGRM